The following nucleotide sequence is from Psychroserpens sp. Hel_I_66.
AATTCTAAAAGCCGAAAAATCTAGAAAAATTTGAACTATATTTTAGACATATTTGATGAAGAAAAAAAAACCTGTGAATATCGTGGAGAAATATATCATGTAAAGGACAATGGCTCAATTTATAGATGCAGAAAACCTGGAAAAAGAAAAAGACCATTGGATGAAAAATGGACTTTAGAAAATCCATGTAAGCAGAAAGGTTATATGAACTTTTCATCAGAAACAGTACATAGAATTGTAGCAACAGCTTTTCATGGAAAACAACCTTCTGAAAAACATATTGTCGACCATATTGACACTAACAAAAAAAATAATAGACCTGAAAACTTAAGATGGATAACTAGATTAGAAAACATCTTACTAAATCCAATCACTCTTTCAAGAATAATTTTTAAGTATGGAAGTATCGACAATTTCCTTACAAATCCCTCTAATCCGATTGATGGCGAACTTGAACAAAATTTTGATTGGATGCGAACGGTTACAAAAGAAGAATCTGATAATGCCAGAAACAACTTAACAAATTGGGCTAAAGAAGGTAAAATTCCAACGGGAGGACAATTAGGAGAATGGATTTTTAATCAAAAAATCACTCAAACCCAATCTATTCCTCAACCCAATTACATAATGTCTAAAACCCCTAATGCGGCACAACGCATTATTTTTCACAACGATATACCAAACGAATTTCCAAGCACACCACAAACTATTGAAGGAAATCCATTGAAAATATATAATGAGAGTTTGAAAGAGGGAACAACTTTCTTTCGAAATCACAATGGAGAATATGTGGTTGTGAAAAGTGAATTTTCTAAAGATGGGCAGTCTATATATGTAATTACACGAGCTGATTATGTATGGAGAGAACAAGACGATGGAGAGTATATTCCTGTACCAATAACTGAACTTAAGGAAAAAGTCTCTATTGAAGATTTACCACATGTACTTACTGAAATAACCTATGAAAATGATTTGTATGTCCATTCAAAAGTAGAATCGGGATTCCATCCTACAGAAGAGCTAAAAGAAATATTCAAAGGTTATACAAAAAAGGGATAGTATTGGCAGAGAAGTTTTTGATGATTATTGAAAAGTTTAAAAAATTAGGCACAACACCGGATATAATTATTTGCTTTGGCTAATGCTTATCTGGAAAATTTCTTTGGAATTTTCTCCGTAAGTATTTGTTTACTAAATTAGTTGCTGAACCACGCAACTAGTCATACACAAAACGCTAAACGTGAATTAATTCAAAAGAATACTTATAATCTATTAATCCTTTACTTTTCTCATTGTCAATCCACGCTTTTTCTTCGTGACTTAATTCTCTTATCTCTTTCGCATTATACTTTTCGAATTTTGAAACAATTTCATCTAAAATATCTATTTCAGCTTTATCAAATAATGTACTCTTAAATATTTTTGATGGGATTTTAATAAACTCTTCACCAACTAAACCACTTGGATATTGAACTGAAATTAAATCAACAATTTGCTGGTCTGAAAGGTAATCGAATAATGTTCTAAATTTCTTAGGAACTGGACCGTGTGTATGAGCAAAATAACGTGTTCCACTTATTGAAACACCTGTTAATTTGTAATTTAAAAAATCTGAATAAAATAATAGTTTATTCATTTTGGTAGGAGTTACTTGTACCTTTTCAGTAAAATACACTACCATTTCAACAAGTTTATCAAAATTTGGTTTTTTATAACCTGAAAAATTATCAGGCAAAACATTATAATCAAAAACATAGTCAATCAATTCTTGCTTTCTTTTATTTAGTTCTTCTTCCTTTCTAACTTTGGCAATATTTTTTAAAAACTTCTCTCTTTGAGATTCTGAAATTTCATTATTACTTTTTATCAATCCTTTTAATGTTCCTTCACTATTAATTACAGCTTTTAATAAAGCAGCATTAGCCAAACTAGGAACTTCTCCTTTTTCATAATTACTATAACTATTAACACCTAAACCTAATACTTTCGTTATATCTGCATAACTAAAAGAGTATTTTTCTCTAAATTCTCTTATTTCTTCTGCAAATGGAACATTATGTTTATCTCTATACTGATTATAAACTTGATTTAAATTAAATTCATCTAACTCTGTGGTTGTAAATGACTCACCACTATCTTCACAAAAATAACTCTTGTGATTATACTCAAATTCTTCTTTTCGAAAAACCAAAATACTCTTCTCAATTTGTAAGGTCATTTCCTTACCTGTGATTGGACTTTTCATAATTGTTTGTTTTTTAGTTTAATTTCTTAAGTGGAAATTCCATTGGATGTTCCGCCTTATGAAAAGAGATGCAAACTGCTCCTCCAGTCATTTTTGAAATAGTCAATTTAATATAGACTTGTTGACCTTTAATAACCTTTCCGAAAACCCACATTTCTGTTCCACCTTGTTGAGTTTCTTCTAAAGGACCTTCACTGTAATCCTTTACTTCTAAATTCAAAATTATTTCTTCACGCATTTTAGGGGTAATACTTAAATCTGCAAGATTCTGAATACTGTTTTTAGGACGATTGTAGAAGATTATGCCTAAAGACTTAATAATCGCCTGAAGTTCTTGCAAAAAAAGTTTGATAACTAACTTATCTGCCATATTAACGTGTTAAATTCTTCGCAAATATAAGTATAATTAATTTACTACAATTTTAAAGTGATATTATTAACATATTATCAACAATAAATCAACTTTAAAGTGAATAAGGAAGATTTGACAAAATTTTTGTAATACATTTAAACCTAGAGCATACTTTCGAAAGTCTATCGGACTTTCTATCTGTGATTTATTTACTAAATTAGTTGCTTAAATACACAACAAAATCATATAATAGACGGTTGTGCATAATTATGAATAAAAATAAGGAAGAAGACAAGCACAAAAAACTAGTAATATTTAATGCCATAGCAATTGTATTAGTCCTATGGATTGTCAGCTGGTTAATAATAGATTATTTCATTTTTCCAAAAACTTTTTTAGATAATCAAACAGTAATAAGTGAACGTGGAGCTTTTGGAGATAAATTCGGGTTTGTAAATTCATTGTTTTCAGGATTAGCATTGACTGGAATTATAATTTCTATTTATTTCCAACAAAAAGAATTGTCACTGCAAAGGGACGAGTTAATTGAAACTAGAGAAGAGTTTAAAGATCAGAATTTTCAAACTACATTTTTCAATCTTCTAAAAACACAAAGGCAACTTGCAGAAGAGATAAAAATCGATATTTGGGATGTAAATTCGTCAAATGAGCCCAAAAAAACTGAAATTACTGGAAGGTTTTTCTTCAATAACTCTAAATCGGAATTAAGAAGAATATTAAATGCATTGGATTTTGAGTCATATGTAAATTATTTTGATTGGAAAGATTATTCAAGAATATTCGATCCTTCTGGTGATGAATACATAAAGAATTTAGACAATTTAAAAAAAATATCATATTCGATTAGTTATTATAAAATATCAAAGGAAATCTGGGAAGATTCTAAAAATTTGGATAAAATTGAATTAGCTAGGATTTCATATGGGATTTTTTTACATAGGTTTCATTTTGTCATGGGTCATTACTTTAGGCATTTATATCATATTTTAAACTTTTTGGAAGAAAAAGAAACGGAAAGAAAAATAGATAAGAAAGATTCCGATATACAAGACGTAATTAATGAATATCAAACTTATGCAAATTTTATTCAGGCTCAAATGACAACTCCTGAACTATTTCTTTTATTCTATAATTCTTTATCCTTTCCAAAGCTTCAAAGTCTCTTAATTAGATATAACATTCTTGAAAACCTAGCAATAGAAGATTTGATTTTAAAAGAACATAACTGTGTTCAAGGTATTAATTTAAAAAGCAGATCTGAATTACTAAAATAAATATAAACAACTAAAAACTGAGTTAATAAGCAAAATTAAGACGGTTATGATTAGTTGCCTGTACTCGACTATTTACTAAAATCAATAATAAAATACAAAAGATCTATTTTTAACCAAACTTGACCAAAGATTGAATAAACAAAATGACAACAAAAGAATACATAGATATAGTAAGCAAAAGACTTCAATCTGGAATATCAAGAGAACATTCATATAGAGGAGATTTAGAAACACTAATTAGAGAATTAGTAAAAGGAATTGAAATAACAAACGAACCTGCAAACGTAACTGATTGTGGAAACCCAGATTATGTAATCACAAAAGGAAAAATTCCTGTTGGTTACATTGAAGCAAAAGATATTGGAAAAGACTTAAACAGTAAATCGTATAAAGAACAATTTGGACGTTACAAAAAAGCACTTGACAATCTAATAATTACAGATTACATATGGTTTCAATTCTTTCAACACGGAGAGTTAGTTCATGAAATAAAAATCGGAGAAATTGAAAACAATTCAGTTAAACCAATTCCCGAAAACTTTTCAAAGTTTGAGAACTTAATAAAAGACTTTTCTACTCACATTGGACAAACCATAAAATCGTCAAAAAAATTGGCAGTAATGATGGCTGGTAAAGCACGTCTATTACAAGATATTTTAGAACGTGTAATTACATCTGATGAAGAAACACAGGAAAACACTTCCTTAAAAGGACAATACGACACTTTTAAACAGATATTAATTCACGATTTAAAACCTAAAGATTTTGCAGACATATACGCTCAAACTTTGGCTTATGGAATGTTTGCAGCTCGTTTGCACGACCCAACTTTAGACGATTTTAGCCGACAAGAAGCAGCGGAATTAA
It contains:
- a CDS encoding HNH endonuclease signature motif containing protein, with translation MNYILDIFDEEKKTCEYRGEIYHVKDNGSIYRCRKPGKRKRPLDEKWTLENPCKQKGYMNFSSETVHRIVATAFHGKQPSEKHIVDHIDTNKKNNRPENLRWITRLENILLNPITLSRIIFKYGSIDNFLTNPSNPIDGELEQNFDWMRTVTKEESDNARNNLTNWAKEGKIPTGGQLGEWIFNQKITQTQSIPQPNYIMSKTPNAAQRIIFHNDIPNEFPSTPQTIEGNPLKIYNESLKEGTTFFRNHNGEYVVVKSEFSKDGQSIYVITRADYVWREQDDGEYIPVPITELKEKVSIEDLPHVLTEITYENDLYVHSKVESGFHPTEELKEIFKGYTKKG
- a CDS encoding type II toxin-antitoxin system antitoxin SocA domain-containing protein codes for the protein MKSPITGKEMTLQIEKSILVFRKEEFEYNHKSYFCEDSGESFTTTELDEFNLNQVYNQYRDKHNVPFAEEIREFREKYSFSYADITKVLGLGVNSYSNYEKGEVPSLANAALLKAVINSEGTLKGLIKSNNEISESQREKFLKNIAKVRKEEELNKRKQELIDYVFDYNVLPDNFSGYKKPNFDKLVEMVVYFTEKVQVTPTKMNKLLFYSDFLNYKLTGVSISGTRYFAHTHGPVPKKFRTLFDYLSDQQIVDLISVQYPSGLVGEEFIKIPSKIFKSTLFDKAEIDILDEIVSKFEKYNAKEIRELSHEEKAWIDNEKSKGLIDYKYSFELIHV
- a CDS encoding type II toxin-antitoxin system MqsR family toxin — its product is MADKLVIKLFLQELQAIIKSLGIIFYNRPKNSIQNLADLSITPKMREEIILNLEVKDYSEGPLEETQQGGTEMWVFGKVIKGQQVYIKLTISKMTGGAVCISFHKAEHPMEFPLKKLN
- a CDS encoding putative phage abortive infection protein; its protein translation is MNKNKEEDKHKKLVIFNAIAIVLVLWIVSWLIIDYFIFPKTFLDNQTVISERGAFGDKFGFVNSLFSGLALTGIIISIYFQQKELSLQRDELIETREEFKDQNFQTTFFNLLKTQRQLAEEIKIDIWDVNSSNEPKKTEITGRFFFNNSKSELRRILNALDFESYVNYFDWKDYSRIFDPSGDEYIKNLDNLKKISYSISYYKISKEIWEDSKNLDKIELARISYGIFLHRFHFVMGHYFRHLYHILNFLEEKETERKIDKKDSDIQDVINEYQTYANFIQAQMTTPELFLLFYNSLSFPKLQSLLIRYNILENLAIEDLILKEHNCVQGINLKSRSELLK